The genomic segment GCGCGTCGGGTTCGACGTTCTGGCCGGCCTTCGTCGCGACGACGCCTTCGACGCTGACGCGTCCCTCCATGATGAGGCTGCGCGCCTGCGAGCGCGTGATTCCGCCGCGATCCGCGACGGCGGCGTCGAGCCTAACTTTCAGAAGGGAATCTCGTCTTCGCTCTCGTCGGCCTGGTTGCGATCGGCCGCGTCGCGGGGCTGCGGCTCGGCCATCGCCTCGTCAATCTGCGCTTGCGCGCTCTTGAGCAGCGCCTCGCACTCGCGGGCCAGCACTTTGCCCTCTTTGAACAGCTCGGTCGCGCGGTGCAGCTCGACCGTCCCGCCTTCCAGCTCCTTGACGATGGCGTCGATGCGCGCGAGCTTCTGCTCGAAGGTCTTCGGTAACCGGTCGCTCATTCTGCGTGCACCGATTCCACGCGTGCGGCAAACGTCCCGCGGCGCACCTGCGCGGCCACGGCGTCGCCGGGCGTCAGCGTCGCCGCGTCGTGCACCGCGATCCCGTCCTTCGTGACGATCGCGTAGCCACGCTCGAGCGGCCTCGTCGGATCCTCTGCGTCGAGCGCGCCCTCGCCGCGCCGTAGCCGCAGCAACGCCGACTGCAACGCGCGCTCGCCGGCGCGCGACAGCTCTCCGTCGGCACGAACGAGACCCACGCGCCAGGCACCGACGCGCGCGGCGGGGCTGAGCAGATCGATGCGGCGCTCGAGCGCGCGCGTGCGCTCGGCGCAGCGCGAGATCGACCTTCGAGCCGCGTGCTCCAGCCGAAGCACCGCCGGAGCCGACGCGCCGGCTTTTGTCGCGAGGAGCGACCGGTAACCGCGCGAGAGCGCGGCGCGGAGCGTTCGCACGCGCTCGAACGCGCGCAGCCACTCCTGCGAGAGATGCACGGCTGCCGCGGTCGGCGTCGCGAGCGCGAGATCGGCGACCTCGTCGGCGAGATGCCGGTTCTTGAGGTGCCCGAGCGCGGTAACGACGGGATGCGGCGATCGCAGAATCGCCCGCACGACCGGCTCGAGGTTGAAGGTCAGGCGATCGTCGCTCGATCCGCCGCCGCGCGTGAGCACGACGACGTCGGCCCGCGCTCGCGAGGCCTTGTCCATCGCCTCGGCAACGTCGATCTCCGCGCCCTTCCCCTGAACGCGCGTGGCGAAGAAGAGAATCTCGACGTGCGGTGCATCCGCGCGCATCCGTCCTTCGAAGTCGGCGCGGGCGTCGTCGTCGCTCGTCACGAGCGCGACGCGGCGCGGGAACGCCGGAATCTCGCGCTTTCTCGACGGATCGAAGGCGCCTTCCGCGCGGAGGCGCACGCGCAGCTCCTCGATCTGCGCGGCGAGCTTGCCCGCGCCGACGAGCGTGATCGTTAACGCGCGCAGCTGGTACGTCGAGCGATTCGGCCGGATCTCGATGCTGCCTTGCGCCCGCACCGTCAACCCCTCGCGAATCTCCGGAAAGCGCCGCGCCTCGCTGGCGAACGAGAAGCAGCCCAACACCGCTTCGCCCTCTTTGAGCGTCAGGTTGAGATTGCCGTCGCCCCAGCGCCGGATCTCGGTGATCTCGCCGACGATCGCGATGCGCTGTAACCGCGTGTGCCGCGAGATCATCACGGCGAAGCGGCGAGAAAACTCGCCGACCGAGAGTTCGAGGACGCCGTCGTCGTTCACGAGCTTACGGCGGCGCGTCGGAGGGTGACGCCGAGGGCGACGGCGGCTGCGAGGGCAGCGGCGAATCGGTGGCCTGCGCCGGAATCGCGTCGGGCGGGCTCGCATACGCGGGTGGGACCGTCGGCTGCGGGAGCGCCGCGGCCGCGCGTTGCACCGCTTCGTCTTCCTCCGCGTATGCGTCCATCGGCTTCCCGCACGAATCCGCTTCGGTTCCCTTCAGATAGTACTCGCGGCCGTGGCCGCAGTTGAGCTTTGCGACCTCGTCGGAGGGGAACGGAAAGTCGTGCGGCGGCGTACCCGCGAGCGCGGCCTTCATGAAGCGCGCCCAGATCCGCGCGGGAATGTTTCCGCCATACGACTCGACCATCGGCCTGTAGTCGTCGTTGCCGAGCCATACCGCGGCGACGAGGTCGGGCGTGTAGCCGACGAACCACGCGTCGCGGAAATCCGAGGTCGTGCCGGTCTTGCCGGCCGCGGGGCGTCCGATCACGGCATTCGGGTATCCCGTGCCGTGCTTAATCACGTCCTCGAGCATCGAGGTCATGATATATGCCGTCCCAGCGCTCACGACGTCGTTCGCCTGCGGAAAGCGATTGTCGAGCAGAACGCCGCCGAGCGAGTCCTTGACGAGGCGAAACGGCGTCGGATCTACGTGCAATCCTTGATTCGCGAGGGTGGAGTAGCCGCTGGCCTGATCGAGGACGGAGACGACCGACGATCCGAGCGCGAGCGAGAGGTTCGCTTCGAGCGGCGCGGTGACGCCCATCCGATGCGCGTAATCGATCACCCGATCGAGGCCGACGCGGTCGGCGAGCTTTACCGCGACGACGTTGCGCGAGAGCGTCAATGCCTCGCGCAGCGTGATCGCCCCGATGTAGCGATGATCGTCGTCCTGCGGCGACCAATAGGTGCCGTCGCCCATCGGGTAACTCACCGCGGTATCGTCAATGATCGTCGAGGCCGGCATGCCGGAATCGATCGCCGCCGTGTAATCGTAGATCTTGAACGACGAACCCGGTTGGCGCAGCGCCTGCCACGCGCGGTTGTACTGATTCGCTAGGGAGAACCCCGCGCCGCCGACCATCGCGAGAATCTCACCGGTCGAGGGACGCAGCACGACGATCGCCGCCTGATGCGCTCCGATGCCCTCGGCGATCGCCTGCCCCACGCCCCACGTGACGGCCTCCTGCGCGAGCTGCTGCATGCGCGTATCGAGCGTCGTGTAGACTTGCATCCCGCCCTGCTCGACCGCGCTGTCGCCGAAGAGGCGCTGCAGTTGCGCGATCGCGTAGGTCGTGAAGTACGGATACCGGTAGCCCTGCAGCCCCGAGGGCTGCGGCGGGATCAGCCCGAGCGGACTTTGGTAGGCAAGCTCGGCGTCGCCGCGAGTGATGTAGCCGCTCTCGACCATCCGGTCGAGAACGTGGCGCTCGCGGTCGCGCGCGAGGTCGAGGTTCGCGAAGGGCGAGTAATCCGACGGCGCGGCGACGATGCCGGCGAGCATCGCAGCCTGCGCGAGCGTCAGCTTCTCGACGCCGTGCCCGAAATACGTGTGGGCGGCCGCATCCACGCCGTAGGCGCCGGCGCCGAGATAGATAATGTTGAGGTAGCGCTCGAGGATCTCGTCCTTCGTGTAGTAGCGCTCGATCTCGACCGCAAGCAGCGCCTCTTGCACCTTGCGGGAGATCGAGACCTCGTCGTTGAGGAAGAGCCGCCGCGCCAGCTGCTGCGTGATCGTCGAGGCGCCCTGGAACTGCTGATGCGTCAGGTCGGCGAACGCGGCGCGCACGATGCTGCCGAAGTCTACGCCGTGGTGGACGTAAAAATTGTGGTCTTCGTTGGCGATGAAGGCCTGACGCACCATGACGGGCACGCGCGAGATCGGAACCCAGACGCGATTCTCTTTGTAGACCGCGGCGAGTTGCGTACCGTCGCGGGCGAAGATGCGCGTCGAACTGGCCGGCTGATAATCGGCCATCCGATTGATGTCGGGGAGGTTGCGCGCGTACGAGGCGACCATGCCCGCCACCGATCCCAGCGTGAAGAGGACGAGCATCAGCAGCGCGATTCCGATGCCGCGCGCGATGCGTCCGGCTCGGCCGACCTTACGTTTTTGCGTTGACAACGGCGCTGAGCACTCCGTTGACGAAACGTCCGGAGTCCTCGGTCGAGAAACGCTTCGCCAGCGCGACCGCTTCGTTGATCGCGACGGCCGGCGGCGTCTCCGGACGGCAGTGCAGCTCGAATGTAGCCATTTCCAATAAGAGCCGGTCGATCGTAGGCAGGCGTTCGATCGCCCAGCCCTCCAGGAGCGGCGTCACGACGCGATCGGCCTCTTGTGCGTATTCGAGCGTGCCCAGCGCGAGTTCCTCGACGAAGGCTCGCTGTTCCGCATCGGCGTCCTCACCGACGATCTCGCTGACCGCCTCGCGCGGCTCGCGGCTTCCGATCGCGACGGAGTAGAGCACCTGCAGCGCCTGTTCGCGCGCGACGCGGCGAGTCATCGCCGCGCCGCCCGCGCCGCCGGCGCCGCCGCGCTCTTCTCACGCAGCGATGCGAGATAGTTCGGCATGAACTCGACGTCGTAGCGCCCTTTTCGGAATGCGGGTGCGGCGAGGATCTCGAGGCAGACGCCGATCGTCGTACTGACGCCCTCGACGAGCGTCTCGCGCAGCGCGCGCTCCATCCGCGCGATCGCGACGTCGCGCGTGTCGCCGAACGCGACGACCTTGGCGATCATCGAGTCGTAGTACGGCGGAATGGACGCGCCGGCATAGAGGTGCGTGTCGACGCGGATTCCGGGCCCGCCCGGGAAGACGAGTTTCGAAACCGTCCCCGCGGCGGGCGCGAAGTTGTTACGGGGATCTTCGGCGTTGATCCGGCACTCGATCGCGTGGCCTCGCGAGGCGAGGTCGCGCTGGACGTAGCCGAGCTGCTCGCCCGAGGCGATGCGAATCTGCTCCTTGACGAGATCGATGTTGTAGACCATCTCGGTGACGGGATGCTCGAC from the Candidatus Binatia bacterium genome contains:
- the nusB gene encoding transcription antitermination factor NusB — protein: MTRRVAREQALQVLYSVAIGSREPREAVSEIVGEDADAEQRAFVEELALGTLEYAQEADRVVTPLLEGWAIERLPTIDRLLLEMATFELHCRPETPPAVAINEAVALAKRFSTEDSGRFVNGVLSAVVNAKT
- the xseB gene encoding exodeoxyribonuclease VII small subunit, which produces MSDRLPKTFEQKLARIDAIVKELEGGTVELHRATELFKEGKVLARECEALLKSAQAQIDEAMAEPQPRDAADRNQADESEDEIPF
- a CDS encoding PBP1A family penicillin-binding protein, which gives rise to MSTQKRKVGRAGRIARGIGIALLMLVLFTLGSVAGMVASYARNLPDINRMADYQPASSTRIFARDGTQLAAVYKENRVWVPISRVPVMVRQAFIANEDHNFYVHHGVDFGSIVRAAFADLTHQQFQGASTITQQLARRLFLNDEVSISRKVQEALLAVEIERYYTKDEILERYLNIIYLGAGAYGVDAAAHTYFGHGVEKLTLAQAAMLAGIVAAPSDYSPFANLDLARDRERHVLDRMVESGYITRGDAELAYQSPLGLIPPQPSGLQGYRYPYFTTYAIAQLQRLFGDSAVEQGGMQVYTTLDTRMQQLAQEAVTWGVGQAIAEGIGAHQAAIVVLRPSTGEILAMVGGAGFSLANQYNRAWQALRQPGSSFKIYDYTAAIDSGMPASTIIDDTAVSYPMGDGTYWSPQDDDHRYIGAITLREALTLSRNVVAVKLADRVGLDRVIDYAHRMGVTAPLEANLSLALGSSVVSVLDQASGYSTLANQGLHVDPTPFRLVKDSLGGVLLDNRFPQANDVVSAGTAYIMTSMLEDVIKHGTGYPNAVIGRPAAGKTGTTSDFRDAWFVGYTPDLVAAVWLGNDDYRPMVESYGGNIPARIWARFMKAALAGTPPHDFPFPSDEVAKLNCGHGREYYLKGTEADSCGKPMDAYAEEDEAVQRAAAALPQPTVPPAYASPPDAIPAQATDSPLPSQPPSPSASPSDAPP
- the xseA gene encoding exodeoxyribonuclease VII large subunit produces the protein MNDDGVLELSVGEFSRRFAVMISRHTRLQRIAIVGEITEIRRWGDGNLNLTLKEGEAVLGCFSFASEARRFPEIREGLTVRAQGSIEIRPNRSTYQLRALTITLVGAGKLAAQIEELRVRLRAEGAFDPSRKREIPAFPRRVALVTSDDDARADFEGRMRADAPHVEILFFATRVQGKGAEIDVAEAMDKASRARADVVVLTRGGGSSDDRLTFNLEPVVRAILRSPHPVVTALGHLKNRHLADEVADLALATPTAAAVHLSQEWLRAFERVRTLRAALSRGYRSLLATKAGASAPAVLRLEHAARRSISRCAERTRALERRIDLLSPAARVGAWRVGLVRADGELSRAGERALQSALLRLRRGEGALDAEDPTRPLERGYAIVTKDGIAVHDAATLTPGDAVAAQVRRGTFAARVESVHAE